One genomic window of Brevundimonas vesicularis includes the following:
- a CDS encoding FAD/NAD(P)-binding protein has protein sequence MPQQNGPHVAIVGAGFSGLLTAVNLLKASRDVRVTLIERRGVFGPGTTYDTGNPGHLLNVRLDNMSAFPDQPSHLADWLAEQPSWRAQDGFITRGVYGDYLQALLDEALDDAPDRLTLIGAEAQSIDRRDDGWRIVTSDGEVAADQVVLALGNLEPASPPGVEDAVRASPAYVENPWRFDPQTARDARNVLLIGSGLTMVDAAITLRRPGRRLTALSRHGLLPRAHATVPPTPYVGAFLGSPAEILRQIRTATAEADWRAVFDRLRHSARDIWRGWSRVERSRFLRHLRPLWDVHRHRLSPGPARDIHSMLAGGELTILAGKLTELKATDVIEVSWRPRGKKRAIKERFDLVVNCTGPLGVISKSTEPMIRDILDKGYGRPDPLGLGLQVDDEGGLLDGAGAPARGLHAIGPLTRGAFWEMTAVPDLRGQARDLAARILSDRL, from the coding sequence GTGCCGCAGCAGAATGGACCGCATGTCGCCATCGTCGGCGCGGGTTTCAGCGGTCTGCTGACCGCCGTCAATCTGCTCAAGGCCTCGCGCGACGTGCGCGTCACCCTGATCGAACGGCGCGGCGTTTTCGGTCCCGGCACCACCTACGACACCGGCAATCCCGGCCATCTGCTGAACGTCCGCCTGGACAATATGAGCGCCTTTCCCGACCAGCCCAGTCACCTCGCCGACTGGCTGGCCGAACAGCCGTCGTGGCGCGCCCAGGACGGCTTCATCACCCGCGGCGTCTATGGCGACTATCTTCAGGCCCTGCTGGACGAGGCGCTGGACGACGCCCCCGACCGCCTGACCCTGATCGGCGCCGAGGCGCAGTCCATCGATCGCCGGGACGACGGCTGGCGCATCGTGACCAGCGACGGAGAGGTTGCGGCCGATCAGGTCGTGCTGGCGCTGGGCAATCTGGAGCCCGCCTCGCCCCCTGGCGTCGAGGACGCGGTCCGCGCCTCCCCTGCCTATGTCGAAAACCCCTGGCGGTTCGATCCCCAGACCGCGCGCGACGCCCGCAATGTCCTGCTGATCGGGTCGGGCCTGACGATGGTGGATGCGGCCATCACCCTGCGCCGGCCCGGACGCCGCCTGACCGCCCTGTCGCGTCACGGCCTTTTGCCCCGCGCCCACGCGACCGTTCCGCCCACGCCCTATGTCGGCGCCTTTTTGGGCAGCCCGGCCGAAATCCTGCGTCAGATCCGGACCGCGACGGCCGAGGCGGATTGGCGCGCCGTGTTCGACCGCCTGCGCCATTCCGCGCGCGACATCTGGCGTGGCTGGTCGCGGGTCGAGCGCAGCCGCTTCCTGCGCCATCTGCGCCCGCTTTGGGACGTGCATCGCCACCGCCTGTCGCCCGGCCCGGCGCGCGACATCCATTCCATGCTTGCCGGCGGCGAGCTGACGATCCTGGCCGGCAAGCTGACCGAGCTGAAGGCGACCGACGTCATCGAGGTCTCGTGGCGTCCGCGCGGAAAGAAGCGCGCCATCAAGGAACGGTTCGATCTGGTCGTGAACTGCACCGGGCCGCTGGGCGTGATCTCCAAGAGCACCGAACCGATGATCCGCGACATCCTGGACAAGGGTTACGGTCGCCCCGATCCCCTAGGCCTGGGCCTGCAGGTCGATGACGAGGGCGGTCTGCTGGACGGCGCGGGCGCACCCGCGCGCGGTCTTCACGCCATCGGCCCCCTGACGCGCGGCGCCTTCTGGGAAATGACGGCCGTGCCCGACCTGCGCGGCCAGGCCCGCGATCTCGCCGCCCGTATCCTGTCGGACCGCTTGTAA
- a CDS encoding LptA/OstA family protein, which translates to MIVTKISKTLAVVAAAAVVGMPALVDAQSRAGAQATNQPVAYGADSVEYAPNRIILRGRAEATQGGNRFRADTLTLVSGEGGDLQRAEASGTVYFVTPDQSMRGDRAVYNLGNGEIVVTGNVILTQGKNVLTGSRLVYNINTETARMDGAPRGAAGSRVQGVFYPNSN; encoded by the coding sequence ATGATCGTGACGAAGATTTCGAAGACGCTGGCCGTCGTCGCGGCGGCCGCCGTCGTGGGCATGCCGGCCCTGGTCGATGCACAATCTCGCGCCGGGGCCCAGGCGACAAATCAGCCCGTCGCCTACGGCGCGGACTCGGTCGAATACGCCCCCAATCGCATCATCCTGCGCGGCCGGGCCGAGGCGACGCAGGGCGGCAATCGTTTCCGCGCCGACACCCTGACCCTGGTCAGCGGCGAGGGCGGCGATCTGCAACGCGCCGAGGCCAGCGGCACGGTCTATTTCGTGACGCCCGACCAGTCGATGCGCGGCGACCGCGCCGTCTACAACCTGGGCAACGGCGAGATCGTGGTGACGGGCAACGTCATCCTGACCCAGGGCAAGAACGTCCTGACCGGCTCGCGCCTGGTCTACAACATCAACACCGAGACCGCCCGCATGGACGGCGCGCCGCGCGGCGCCGCCGGAAGCCGCGTGCAGGGCGTCTTCTATCCCAACTCGAACTGA
- a CDS encoding flagellar hook-basal body complex protein FliE, producing the protein MNPMMAAKAYAAVQGGAMPTAAQAPGVGDGGFADLVKNAMTDMTQQSRAAETQMTRSVQGQGNLIDVVTALSSAEASLETVISVRDQVISAYKEIMAMPI; encoded by the coding sequence ATGAATCCGATGATGGCCGCCAAGGCCTATGCCGCCGTTCAGGGCGGCGCCATGCCGACCGCCGCCCAAGCGCCCGGCGTCGGGGACGGCGGCTTCGCCGACCTGGTCAAGAACGCCATGACCGACATGACCCAGCAGTCGCGCGCGGCCGAAACCCAGATGACCCGCTCGGTTCAGGGCCAGGGCAATCTGATCGATGTGGTCACGGCGCTGAGTTCGGCTGAGGCGTCCCTGGAAACGGTGATCTCGGTCCGCGACCAAGTGATTTCCGCCTATAAGGAAATCATGGCGATGCCGATCTGA
- the lptC gene encoding LPS export ABC transporter periplasmic protein LptC codes for MTEHGEQSRIEADEARVALAGARWRARSRRVKLYRRVLPIVILVLAGGALTWTVFRTVMSGVERKASQSQEVRLDAPLFHGQDAQGRAFTVGAQGAVRDPNTGKFKLIGPALKLNLGGRKVTELTADGGVYDEQAKTVTIGPNVRISDGGTGFVLTTPEAVVDTSTGNVTGSKGVQGSGPIGTINASSYAIYDQGQRVVFDGAGDNKVKGVLTPKGSGG; via the coding sequence TTGACCGAACACGGCGAACAGTCCCGCATCGAGGCCGACGAGGCCAGGGTCGCCCTGGCCGGCGCGCGCTGGCGTGCGCGTTCGCGGCGGGTCAAGCTGTATCGCCGCGTCCTGCCGATCGTCATCCTGGTGCTGGCGGGCGGTGCCCTGACCTGGACCGTGTTCCGCACCGTCATGTCGGGGGTGGAGCGCAAGGCCAGCCAGAGCCAGGAGGTCCGCCTGGACGCCCCCCTGTTTCACGGCCAGGATGCGCAGGGCCGCGCTTTCACCGTCGGCGCGCAGGGCGCTGTGCGCGACCCGAACACCGGCAAGTTCAAACTGATCGGCCCGGCGCTGAAGCTGAACCTGGGCGGACGCAAGGTCACCGAACTCACCGCCGACGGCGGCGTCTATGACGAGCAGGCCAAGACGGTGACGATCGGTCCGAACGTGCGCATTTCGGACGGCGGGACGGGCTTTGTCCTGACCACGCCCGAGGCGGTGGTCGACACCTCGACCGGAAACGTCACCGGTTCAAAGGGCGTTCAGGGTTCCGGCCCTATTGGAACCATCAACGCATCGTCCTATGCGATCTACGATCAGGGACAGCGCGTCGTGTTCGACGGCGCAGGCGACAACAAGGTGAAGGGCGTTCTGACGCCCAAGGGATCAGGCGGATGA
- a CDS encoding ribonuclease D, producing the protein MTVYLHEGDLPDDLDLGSEVAIDSETMGLRFRRDPLCVVQLSSGDGNAHVVRLNRPAYDCPNLKRVLTDPAVTKIFHFGRFDIGMFLLHLGVETRPVYCTKIASKLARTYTDRHGLKDVVRETVGVDLSKAQQSSDWGAETLSQAQLDYAASDVLYLHAAKAKLDMMLAREGRTDLAAECFDFLPTRSALDLAGWDETDIFAHS; encoded by the coding sequence ATGACCGTTTACCTGCATGAGGGCGATCTGCCCGACGATCTGGACCTGGGGTCCGAGGTCGCCATCGATTCCGAGACGATGGGCCTGCGTTTCCGCCGCGATCCGCTGTGCGTGGTGCAACTGTCGTCGGGCGACGGAAACGCCCATGTCGTGCGGCTGAACCGGCCCGCCTATGACTGTCCGAACCTGAAGCGGGTGCTGACCGATCCGGCGGTGACCAAGATCTTCCACTTCGGCCGGTTCGACATCGGCATGTTCCTGCTGCACCTCGGAGTCGAGACGCGGCCGGTCTATTGCACCAAGATCGCCTCCAAGCTGGCGCGCACCTATACCGACCGGCACGGGCTGAAGGACGTGGTGCGCGAGACGGTGGGCGTGGACCTGTCCAAGGCGCAGCAGTCCTCGGACTGGGGCGCCGAGACGCTGAGCCAGGCGCAGCTGGACTATGCGGCGTCGGATGTCCTGTATCTGCATGCGGCCAAGGCCAAGCTGGACATGATGCTGGCGCGCGAAGGGCGAACCGATTTGGCCGCTGAATGTTTCGATTTCCTGCCGACGCGGTCGGCGCTCGACCTGGCCGGCTGGGACGAGACCGACATCTTCGCCCACAGCTGA
- a CDS encoding WecB/TagA/CpsF family glycosyltransferase translates to MADPSLSPSAPERVVTERRARPRAPFRQNRRAHERVTILGQPMDLVKPEEVLHHIQQAVRQGTKSLIANHNLHSLYLMQKRPELGAFYDKADLIEVDSTPLLTFSRALGLHSRYFHRCTYLDWRDHFWSVGNRQGWRVLSVGGAPGVGDEAARRLKLRYPDADIAIHHGFFDARPGSSENAAVLDRITAFQPHILFVGMGMPRQELWIADNFERLPDCVILSVGAAFDYEAGVQSAAPRWMGRAGVEWAYRLLHDPKRLFVRYCVEPWTLLPLALRDIRQARRRRH, encoded by the coding sequence ATGGCGGACCCGTCTCTCAGCCCCTCTGCGCCAGAGCGCGTCGTCACGGAACGTCGCGCTCGGCCGCGCGCGCCGTTCCGCCAGAACCGCCGCGCTCACGAGCGGGTCACGATCCTGGGGCAACCGATGGATCTGGTGAAGCCGGAAGAGGTGCTGCACCACATCCAGCAGGCGGTGCGACAGGGGACAAAGAGCCTGATCGCCAATCACAATCTGCACAGCCTGTATCTGATGCAGAAGCGGCCTGAACTCGGCGCCTTCTACGACAAGGCCGATCTGATCGAGGTCGATTCGACACCGCTGCTGACCTTCTCGCGCGCCCTGGGCCTGCACAGTCGGTACTTTCACCGCTGCACGTATCTGGACTGGCGCGACCATTTCTGGAGCGTGGGGAACCGTCAGGGTTGGCGCGTCCTGTCCGTCGGCGGCGCGCCCGGCGTCGGCGACGAGGCGGCCCGCCGGCTGAAGCTCCGCTATCCGGACGCCGACATCGCCATCCACCACGGCTTCTTCGACGCCCGGCCCGGTTCGTCCGAGAACGCCGCCGTCCTGGATCGGATCACGGCCTTCCAGCCCCATATCCTATTCGTCGGCATGGGGATGCCGCGCCAGGAGCTATGGATCGCCGACAATTTCGAGCGCCTGCCCGATTGCGTCATCCTGTCGGTCGGCGCCGCTTTCGACTATGAGGCGGGGGTTCAAAGCGCGGCCCCGCGCTGGATGGGACGCGCCGGCGTCGAATGGGCCTATCGCCTGCTGCATGACCCCAAACGGCTGTTCGTCCGCTACTGCGTCGAGCCCTGGACGCTCCTTCCGCTGGCCCTGCGCGACATCCGCCAGGCCAGGCGTCGCCGCCACTGA
- a CDS encoding polysaccharide biosynthesis/export family protein, whose translation MGVKTGIGLLVAILSLGLTAFAPQSVSDYRLASADKVRIDVFGEAALGGEFVIDANGRIALPLIGEVQAAGLTGAQLQDAVAQALSQGYLNQPRVTAQVLTYRPIYILREVNRPGEYPYLPDLTVLNAVATAQGFTYRANTRRVFVRRAGSRVEEAQPLTADARVSPGDTLRIGERYF comes from the coding sequence ATGGGGGTAAAGACGGGCATCGGCCTGCTGGTCGCGATCCTGTCGCTGGGCCTGACCGCCTTTGCGCCTCAGAGCGTGTCGGACTATCGCCTCGCCTCCGCCGACAAGGTGCGCATCGACGTCTTCGGCGAGGCGGCGCTGGGCGGCGAGTTCGTGATCGACGCCAACGGCCGGATCGCCCTGCCCCTGATCGGCGAGGTCCAGGCTGCCGGCCTGACAGGCGCCCAGCTTCAGGACGCCGTCGCTCAAGCCTTGAGCCAGGGCTATCTGAACCAGCCGCGCGTCACCGCCCAGGTCCTGACCTATCGGCCGATCTACATCCTGCGCGAGGTCAATCGGCCGGGAGAATACCCCTATCTGCCGGACCTGACGGTGCTGAACGCCGTGGCGACGGCCCAAGGCTTCACCTATCGCGCCAACACGCGCCGCGTCTTCGTGCGTCGCGCCGGATCACGGGTCGAAGAGGCCCAGCCGCTGACCGCCGATGCGCGTGTTTCGCCCGGCGACACCCTTCGGATCGGCGAACGCTACTTCTGA
- the fliP gene encoding flagellar type III secretion system pore protein FliP (The bacterial flagellar biogenesis protein FliP forms a type III secretion system (T3SS)-type pore required for flagellar assembly.), with the protein MKPAVFVKPTGAELKRAALLSLFTTLVCLAWPVAALAQQAAQSGSALNIDLGTGAGLTQRVVQLVGLMTVLSLAPSIVIMTTSFVRIIVVLSLLRTALGLQQSPPNAVLVSLSLFLSAIVMAPTWQDAYDSGIRPLMDQQIELPQAFDQASEPVKTFMLAQVDRGDLALFTRLSKIDPPQNVQDLPLRVVTPAFMISELKKAFEIGFLLFVPFLVIDLVVASVLMSMGMMMLPPVVVSLPFKLIFFVLVDGWRLVAGSLVESFQRASGTG; encoded by the coding sequence GTGAAGCCCGCCGTCTTCGTCAAGCCGACCGGCGCCGAGCTGAAGCGTGCGGCCCTGCTGTCGCTGTTCACCACTCTTGTCTGCCTGGCCTGGCCTGTCGCGGCCCTGGCTCAGCAGGCGGCGCAAAGCGGCTCGGCCCTCAACATTGATCTGGGCACCGGCGCCGGCCTGACCCAGCGCGTGGTCCAGCTGGTCGGTCTGATGACCGTCCTGTCCTTGGCGCCGTCCATCGTCATCATGACCACCAGCTTCGTGCGGATCATCGTGGTGCTGTCGCTGCTGCGCACGGCGCTGGGCCTGCAACAGTCGCCGCCGAACGCCGTCCTAGTGTCTTTGTCGCTGTTCCTGAGCGCCATCGTCATGGCCCCGACCTGGCAGGACGCCTATGATTCGGGCATTCGTCCGCTGATGGATCAGCAGATCGAACTGCCCCAGGCCTTCGATCAGGCGTCCGAACCCGTAAAAACCTTCATGCTGGCCCAGGTGGACCGTGGGGACCTCGCCCTGTTCACCCGGCTGTCGAAGATCGACCCGCCCCAGAACGTCCAGGACCTGCCCCTGCGTGTGGTCACCCCGGCCTTCATGATCAGCGAGCTGAAGAAGGCGTTCGAAATCGGATTTCTCCTTTTCGTTCCGTTCCTTGTGATCGATCTGGTGGTGGCCAGCGTGCTGATGTCCATGGGCATGATGATGCTCCCTCCGGTGGTGGTCTCCCTCCCCTTCAAGTTGATCTTCTTCGTGCTGGTGGACGGCTGGCGATTGGTCGCCGGAAGCCTGGTCGAGAGCTTCCAGCGGGCGTCCGGTACCGGATAA
- the lptB gene encoding LPS export ABC transporter ATP-binding protein encodes MARKELSALNLDERPQRAAVAPAPAEKGLRVMNLARSFGQRQVVRDVSLTVQRGEVAGLLGPNGAGKTTCFYMITGLIPPDSGAIWLDGENITGQPMYQRSRMGLGYLAQEASIFRGMTVEQNVKAVVELNYPRDQIRAETDRLLNELHIDHLRHARATALSGGERRRVEIARALAGRPSFMLLDEPFAGIDPLAIADIRTVIRYLASQGIGVLITDHNVRETLDITDRVSIISNGAVLFEGTSDEAIHDAEVRRVYLGENYI; translated from the coding sequence TTGGCGCGCAAGGAACTGTCAGCCCTGAACCTGGACGAGCGGCCGCAACGGGCCGCCGTGGCGCCCGCGCCTGCGGAAAAGGGCCTGCGGGTGATGAACCTGGCCCGGTCGTTCGGCCAGCGTCAGGTGGTGCGCGACGTGTCGTTGACGGTGCAGCGCGGCGAGGTCGCGGGTCTGCTGGGTCCCAACGGGGCCGGCAAGACCACCTGCTTCTACATGATCACCGGCCTGATCCCGCCGGATTCAGGCGCGATCTGGTTGGACGGCGAGAACATCACCGGCCAGCCGATGTATCAGCGCAGCCGCATGGGCCTGGGTTATCTGGCGCAGGAAGCCTCGATCTTTCGCGGCATGACGGTCGAGCAGAACGTCAAGGCGGTGGTCGAGCTGAACTATCCGCGCGACCAGATCCGTGCCGAGACCGATCGGCTGCTGAACGAACTGCATATCGACCATCTGCGCCATGCGCGGGCTACGGCCCTGTCGGGCGGCGAGCGCCGGCGGGTGGAGATCGCGCGGGCGCTGGCCGGGCGGCCGTCCTTCATGCTGCTGGACGAACCCTTCGCCGGCATCGACCCCCTGGCCATCGCCGACATCCGCACCGTGATCCGCTATCTGGCCAGCCAGGGCATCGGCGTGCTGATCACCGACCACAATGTGCGCGAGACCCTGGACATCACCGACCGGGTGTCGATCATCTCGAACGGCGCGGTGCTGTTCGAAGGCACGTCCGACGAGGCGATCCACGACGCCGAAGTGCGCCGGGTGTATCTCGGCGAAAACTACATCTAA
- a CDS encoding HU family DNA-binding protein codes for MTTQAELIAAVAKDAGVSQADAGKVLTAIVENIHSTLKSGGDIRISNLGVFDTADRAEREGRNPATGATIKIAASKAVRFRVSKPLKDAVNG; via the coding sequence ATGACCACTCAAGCCGAACTGATCGCCGCCGTCGCCAAGGACGCTGGTGTTTCGCAGGCCGACGCCGGCAAGGTGCTGACCGCGATCGTCGAAAACATCCACTCGACCCTGAAGTCGGGCGGCGACATCCGCATCTCGAACCTGGGCGTCTTCGACACCGCCGACCGCGCTGAGCGCGAAGGCCGCAACCCGGCTACCGGCGCGACCATCAAGATCGCCGCCTCCAAGGCCGTGCGCTTCCGCGTCTCCAAGCCGCTGAAGGACGCCGTCAACGGCTAA
- the flgB gene encoding flagellar basal body rod protein FlgB codes for MGVADIPLLGQIKGRLGWLDARQRVIAENVANADTPGFVGRDLKQPTDFAAAMRSGGGLQMVRTNAAHIAPAGSPVRFAPTKAPDSETTLDGNSVVVEEQMLKMAESRMAYDAAIGFYQKSMSMIRMAAKRPGA; via the coding sequence ATGGGCGTCGCCGACATACCGCTGCTGGGGCAGATCAAGGGCCGGCTGGGCTGGCTGGACGCGCGCCAGCGGGTCATCGCCGAGAACGTCGCCAACGCCGATACGCCGGGCTTCGTCGGGCGCGACCTGAAACAGCCGACCGACTTCGCCGCCGCCATGCGCTCGGGCGGGGGGCTGCAGATGGTGCGCACCAATGCGGCCCATATCGCGCCGGCCGGTTCGCCGGTGCGGTTCGCTCCGACCAAGGCCCCCGATTCGGAGACCACGCTGGACGGCAACTCGGTGGTGGTCGAAGAGCAGATGCTGAAGATGGCCGAGAGCCGCATGGCCTATGACGCCGCCATCGGCTTCTACCAGAAATCCATGTCCATGATCCGCATGGCCGCCAAGCGGCCGGGCGCCTGA
- a CDS encoding FliO/MopB family protein, giving the protein MNFLDLARAVFGLAFTLGLIGIAAWAARRYAPQILARLNAERGERRLQVVETLVLDPARRLVLVRVDDEERLILLGEGRELIEPRQPSLGKTGGGQ; this is encoded by the coding sequence ATGAATTTCCTCGATCTCGCCCGGGCGGTCTTCGGCCTGGCCTTCACCCTCGGCCTGATCGGGATCGCGGCCTGGGCTGCGCGCCGCTATGCGCCGCAAATCCTGGCCCGGTTGAATGCGGAGCGCGGCGAGCGCCGGCTTCAGGTCGTCGAGACCCTGGTGCTGGACCCCGCCCGTCGCCTCGTTCTGGTCCGCGTCGACGACGAGGAGCGGCTGATCCTGCTGGGCGAAGGCCGCGAACTGATCGAACCGCGTCAGCCCTCTCTCGGCAAAACAGGAGGCGGCCAGTGA
- the flgC gene encoding flagellar basal body rod protein FlgC has product MPDPIPPSNSAMAVAASALKAQQSRMRVIAENIANAQSTARTPGGEPYRRQIPVFQAREVDGATGVTLAEVRPDQGDFKMDYDPSHPAANAQGYVMRPNVDTLVEAMDMREAQRAYEANLNVIETARSMDSRTLDIIKR; this is encoded by the coding sequence ATGCCTGATCCCATCCCCCCTTCGAACAGCGCCATGGCGGTGGCGGCCTCGGCCCTGAAGGCGCAGCAGTCGCGCATGCGCGTGATCGCCGAGAACATCGCCAACGCCCAGTCGACGGCGCGCACGCCGGGCGGCGAGCCTTATCGCCGCCAGATCCCGGTCTTCCAGGCGCGCGAGGTCGATGGGGCGACCGGCGTCACCCTGGCCGAGGTCCGGCCTGACCAGGGCGACTTCAAGATGGACTATGACCCGTCGCACCCTGCAGCGAATGCGCAGGGCTATGTGATGCGGCCCAATGTCGACACCCTGGTCGAGGCGATGGACATGCGCGAGGCGCAGCGCGCCTATGAGGCCAATCTGAACGTCATCGAGACGGCGCGGTCGATGGACAGCCGCACCCTCGACATCATCAAACGCTGA